From Aquipuribacter nitratireducens:
TGTTCATCGTGATGAGCCTGCGACGGGTGCTCCCGAAGTACCGGGCGGCGCTCATCATCTCCGCGACGGTGTGCGGGATCGCCGCCTACCACTACTTCCGGATCTTCGACTCCTTCCGGGAGGCGTACGTCACGGACGCCGTCGGCGGCCAGGGCGTCTACACGCTGGCCGAGGGCGTCTCGTTCAACGTCGCCTACCGCTACGTCGACTGGCTCCTGACGGTCCCGCTCCTGCTGCTCGAGGCCATCGCCGTCCTGGCGCTCGCCCGGAAGACGCAGACCTCGCTGCTCGTCCGGCTCATCCCGGCCTCCGCGCTCATGATCGTGCTCGGCTACCCCGGCGAGATCAGCGACGACGTCACGACGAAGATGATCTGGGGCGCGCTGTCGACGATCCCGTTCGCCTACATCCTCTACGTGCTCTTCGTCGAGCTCGGTCGCATCCTGGCCGGCGCCCCGAGGGAGATCGCGGTGACCGTGCGGAACCTCCGCCTGCTCCTGCTCGGCACGTGGGGCGTCTACCCGATCGCCTACCTGTTCCCCGTGCTGGGGATCGAGGGCAGCGACGCGTTCGTCGCCCGGGAGGTCGGCTACTCGGTGGCGGACATCCTCGCGAAGGCGCTCTTCGCCCTCGTGATCTTCCGCATCGCCCGCCTCAAGAGCGCGTACGACGACCCGGACTACGC
This genomic window contains:
- a CDS encoding bacteriorhodopsin-like, with amino-acid sequence MVEELSQAQYDTVYNFLSLVIASQLFTALFIVMSLRRVLPKYRAALIISATVCGIAAYHYFRIFDSFREAYVTDAVGGQGVYTLAEGVSFNVAYRYVDWLLTVPLLLLEAIAVLALARKTQTSLLVRLIPASALMIVLGYPGEISDDVTTKMIWGALSTIPFAYILYVLFVELGRILAGAPREIAVTVRNLRLLLLGTWGVYPIAYLFPVLGIEGSDAFVAREVGYSVADILAKALFALVIFRIARLKSAYDDPDYAETHDPTTLMTIEEVDGRRPTGVAEPETARTGERERRAAPA